The Thermovirga sp. genome segment CCGCCACAGGCGCGACCGGGAAACCTTCTGCGAAGACAGGGAATCCTGGGCCCACGCAGCCTTCCGGGGCAAGACCTTTCTCCAGGATCATGCCGACGCCGTGGCAGGCATCGAGGCGGCCGCCGGTAAAGCCGCTCCTGGCAGGGTCTGGCTCTTCGGCTTCTCCCTCGGGGGTATACACGTCGTCCTGGCCGCCGGCAACGGCTCCCTCACCTTCACCCCCGCCGGCATAATCCTGGGAGGCTCGGGGTTCAGGATCCGTCCCGAGGCGGAACTAGCCCGGGACCTGCCGATCCTGGACACCATGCCCGAAAGCGACCTT includes the following:
- a CDS encoding alpha/beta hydrolase encodes the protein RHRRDRETFCEDRESWAHAAFRGKTFLQDHADAVAGIEAAAGKAAPGRVWLFGFSLGGIHVVLAAGNGSLTFTPAGIILGGSGFRIRPEAELARDLPILDTMPESDLLVEAAGRLKVERLISFYGSLDFTFAEETCRRLVEAAPLPPERKDFVVIEGADHAFRNFRGAPSIKPLEMISSYLARSLF